In a single window of the Arachis hypogaea cultivar Tifrunner chromosome 6, arahy.Tifrunner.gnm2.J5K5, whole genome shotgun sequence genome:
- the LOC112695745 gene encoding calvin cycle protein CP12-2, chloroplastic — MATISGLISRSTPRVVVFNASSSESRRNCHVVKFPTGMTGSGRLASVRPVRTAPEKISEKVAESIKNAQETCSEDPASGECVAAWDEVEELSAAASHARDRLKDSDPLEDFCKDNPETIECKTHDN, encoded by the coding sequence ATGGCAACAATTTCAGGTCTTATTAGCCGTTCAACGCCCAGGGTTGTAGTTTTCAACGCATCATCGTCCGAGTCGCGGCGAAACTGCCACGTCGTCAAGTTCCCCACGGGAATGACCGGATCTGGTCGCTTGGCGAGTGTTCGGCCAGTGAGGACGGCGCCGGAGAAGATATCGGAGAAAGTGGCGGAGAGCATAAAGAACGCGCAGGAGACGTGCTCGGAGGATCCGGCGAGCGGAGAGTGCGTGGCGGCGTGGGATGAGGTAGAGGAGCTGAGCGCCGCCGCCAGCCACGCCAGGGACAGGCTGAAGGACTCAGATCCGCTTGAGGATTTCTGTAAGGACAACCCGGAGACCATCGAGTGCAAGACTCATGATAACTGA
- the LOC112695746 gene encoding bZIP transcription factor 53 codes for MAPIQRALSSGSEGSGDPPIVLDERKRKRMLSNRESARRSRMRKQKQLEDLTEEVTKLQSANKNLAEAIKAKEEAMTETEAANGVLRAQMTELTDRLRFLNSILEIAEDVSGLSVDIPEIPDPLLKPWQIPHPIQPIMASADMFLH; via the coding sequence ATGGCTCCGATCCAGCGCGCGTTGAGTTCGGGATCGGAAGGTAGCGGAGATCCACCGATAGTGTTGGAcgaaaggaagaggaagaggatgctCTCGAATCGTGAATCTGCACGCCGTTCGAGGATGAGGAAGCAAAAGCAGCTGGAGGACCTCACCGAAGAGGTGACGAAGCTGCAGTCGGCGAATAAGAACCTGGCGGAGGCCATCAAGGCGAAGGAGGAAGCCATGACGGAGACTGAGGCCGCCAACGGCGTCCTTAGGGCTCAGATGACGGAGCTTACCGACCGTCTCCGGTTCCTCAACTCGATCCTTGAGATTGCCGAGGATGTCAGTGGACTTTCCGTCGATATACCTGAGATTCCGGATCCGCTTCTGAAGCCATGGCAGATCCCTCACCCGATTCAACCAATCATGGCTTCCGCGGACATGTTCCTGCATTGA
- the LOC112695741 gene encoding cytochrome c oxidase subunit 5C isoform X1, producing the protein MNVLVGPAGNESRAQNIYNASPLFTLYSLTEEQQQRIRVGRNFRLFLSASDLRRLKEMAGPRIAHATLKGPSVVKEICIATVLGLAAGSVWKMHHWNEQRKVRAFYDLLEKGEISVIAQEE; encoded by the exons ATGAATGTGCTAGTTGGGCCTGCGGGAAATGAAAGCAGAGCCCAAAATATATACAATGCCTCCCCATTATTCACTCTCTATTCTCTAACCgaagaacaacaacaacgaaTTCGTGTGGGAAGGAACTTTCGCCTCTTTCTCTCTGCCTCGG ATTTGAGAAGGTTAAAGGAAATGGCTGGCCCTAGAATCGCTCATGCTACATTGAAAGGACCGAGTGTTGTGAAGGAGATTTGCATTGCGACAGTGCTGGGACTTGCTGCTGGCAGTGTTTGGAAGATGCATCACTGGAATGAACAGAGAAAAGTTAGGGCCTTTTATGATTTGCTTGAGAAAGGTGAGATTAGTGTTATTGCGCAAGAAGAGTGA
- the LOC112695742 gene encoding probable glutamyl endopeptidase, chloroplastic isoform X2 codes for MLRLHKVYHRLSLLHFSPLSLPSSLSSSLSPPLPRLSLRHTHRFSLPSMATSRPRNLAPITALPAEDSAAAASNGTVSSSAAITTFADYEDDSSLGAGYRVPPPEIKDIVDAPPVPSLSFSPLRDKILFLKRRALPPLSELARPEEKLAGVRIDGKSNCRSRMSFYTGIGIHRILPDDTLGPETEVHGLPEGAKINFVTWSPDGRHLSFSIRVNQEDGDSSKFTVWIADVETGMARPLFQSPDIHLNAVFENYVWVDNFSLLVCTIPLSRGALPKKPLVPSGPKIQSNEEKNIIQVRTFQDLLKDEYDEDLFDYYARSQLVLASLDGATKEIGPPAVYTSMDPSPDHKYVLISSIHRPYSFTVPCGRFPKKVELWRADGKLVRELCDLPLAEDIPIAFNSVRRGKRSINWRSDKPSSLYWVETQDGGDAKVEVSPRDIIYTEPAEPLDGEQPAILHKLDLRYGGISWCDDSLALVYESWYKTRRIRTWVISPGADDVAPRILFDRSSEDVYSDPGSPMLRRTQAGTYVIARIKKENDEGRYIILNGSGATPEGNIPFLDLFDINSGKKERIWESDKERYYETVVALMSDQEEGDLHLDLLKILISKESKTENTQYHFVRWPDKKLVQITSFPHPYPQLESLQKEMIRYQRKDGVQLTATLYLPPGYNPSTDGPLPCLVWSYPGEFKSKEAAGQVRGSPNEFPGIGPTSALLWLARGFAILSGPTIPIIGEGDEEANDRYVEQLVASAEAAVEEVIRRGVAHPKKIAVGGHSYGAFMTANLLAHAPHLFCCGIARSGAYNRTLTPFGFQNEDRTLWEATNTYVEMSPFMSANKIKKPILLIHGEEDNNSGTLTMQSDRFFTALKGHGALCRLVILPYESHGYTARESIMHVLWETDRWLYKYCVSSSSDAGSDSVKEKESIETTDAEKKVVATSGGGGKEESDIEYDEVHSLPRSSL; via the exons ATGTTGCGACTTCACAAAGTGTACCATCGTTTATCTCTCCTCCATTTCTCGCCATTATCgctcccttcttctctttcttcctctctctcccctccacTCCCCCGCCTCTCCCTCCGCCACACTCACAGATTCTCTCTCCCTTCCATGGCCACTTCCCGCCCCCGCAATTTAGCGCCTATCACTGCTCTTCCTGCTGAAGACAGTGCCGCTGCTGCCTCTAACGGCACCGTTTCTTCCTCTGCTGCAATCACTACTTTCGCTGATTACGAAG ATGACTCAAGCTTAGGAGCGGGGTATCGTGTTCCTCCACCTGAGATCAAGGACATTGTCGATGCACCACCAGTTCCTTCATTGTCATTTTCTCCACTTAGAGATAAAATTCTTTTTCTGAAGCGAAGAGCCTTACCTCCACTCTCAGAATTAGCAAGACCGGAGGAGAAGTTGGCTGGTGTACGTATTGATGGAAAAAGTAATTGTAGGAGTCGTATGTCTTTTTACACTGGTATAGGGATCCATCGGATTCTTCCGGATGATACACTAGGCCCAGAGACTGAAGTTCATGGTTTACCTGAGGGTGCAAAGATAAATTTTGTTACTTGGTCTCCAGATGGCCGTCATTTATCTTTTAGCATTCGTGTGAATCAAGAGGACGGTGATAGCAGTAAATTTACAGTATGGATTGCAGATGTGGAAACAGGGATGGCTAGGCCTTTGTTTCAGTCACCTGATATACACTTGAATGCAGTATTTGAAAATTATGTTTGGGTAGATAACTTTTCATTGTTAGTTTGCACTATTCCACTATCTCGTGGGGCTTTGCCAAAAAAACCTTTGGTTCCCAGTGGCCCCAAAATTCAATCTAATGAGGAGAAAAACATTATTCAAGTAAGAACATTCCAAGATTTGCTGAAGGATGAATATGATGAAGATTTGTTTGACTACTATGCCAGATCACAGCTTGTTTTAGCTTCTTTGGATGGTGCAACAAAGGAAATTGGTCCCCCCGCTGTTTATACTTCTATGGATCCTTCCCCGGATCACAAGTATGTTTTGATTAGTTCGATTCACAGGCCATACTCTTTTACTGTGCCTTGTGGAAGATTTCCAAAGAAGGTAGAGTTATGGAGAGCTGATGGGAAGTTAGTGCGGGAGCTTTGTGACTTGCCCCTTGCAGAGGACATTCCTATTGCATTCAATAGTGTGCGAAGAGGGAAGCGTTCCATTAATTGGAGATCTGACAAACCATCTTCACTTTACTG GGTAGAAACTCAAGATGGAGGCGATGCAAAGGTGGAAGTTTCTCCTCGTGATATAATTTATACAGAGCCTGCTGAACCATTAGACGGTGAACAACCAGCTATTCTACACAAGCTTGATCTCCGTTATGG AGGGATTTCTTGGTGTGATGATTCATTGGCTTTGGTATACGAGTCTTGGTATAAAACACGGCGAATAAGAACATGGGTAATATCTCCTGGAGCTGACGACGTGGCTCCACGAATTCTCTTTGATCGATCATCAGAAGACGTCTACTCTGATCCTGGATCTCCCATGCTGCGGAGAACTCAGGCTGGGACATATGTTATTGCCAGGATAAAGAAGGAAAATGATGAAGGTAGATATATTATACTGAATGGAAGTGGTGCTACACCAGAAGGGAACATTCCATTCCTTGATCTATTTGACAT AAATAGCGGTAAAAAGGAACGGATATGGGAGAGTGATAAGGAGAGATACTATGAAACTGTCGTTGCTTTGATGTCTGATCAAGAAGAAGGGGATCTACATTTAGATCTACTGAAAATTCTGATTTCAAAAGAGTCAAAAACCGAAAACACCCAGTATCACTTTGTCAGATGGCCAGATAAAAAATTAGTTCAGATTACAAGCTTCCCTCATCCATATCCTCAACTTGAATCATTGCAGAAAGAGATGATCAGGTATCAAAGGAAAGATGGGGTTCAACTCACTGCTACCTTATACCTGCCACCGGGTTACAATCCATCAACAGATGGCCCTTTGCCATGTCTGGTTTGGTCTTACCCTGGAGAATTTAAGAGCAAAGAAGCTGCTGGGCAGGTTCGTGGTTCTCCAAATGAATTTCCTGGGATAGGTCCCACATCAGCCCTTCTTTGGTTGGCTAGAGG ATTTGCAATTCTATCAGGACCTACTATTCCTATTATTGGTGAGGGCGATGAGGAGGCAAATGATAG GTATGTGGAACAATTAGTTGCAAGTGCAGAAGCTGCTGTAGAGGAAGTTATTCGGCGTGGG GTTGCTCATCCAAAGAAAATAGCTGTTGGTGGACATTCCTACGGAGCATTCATGACTGCCAACCTCCTGGCACATGCTCCTCATCTTTTCTGTTGTGGAATTGCTCGCTCTGGTGCTTACAACAGAACACTTACTCCCTTTGGATTTCAG AATGAAGATAGAACTCTTTGGGAGGCCACGAATACTTATGTAGAGATGAGTCCTTTCATGTCAGCTAATAAAATTAAGAAGCCGATCTTGCTTATACATGGGGAAGAGGATAATAATTCTGGAACATTAACCATGCAG TCAGACAGATTCTTCACCGCTCTGAAGGGTCATGGGGCTCTTTGTCGACTGGTGATTCTGCCTTATGAGAGCCATGGTTATACCGCCAGAGAGAGCATAATGCATGTTCTATGGGAAACAGACAGATGGCTGTACAAATACTGTGTATCAAGCAGTTCTGATGCAGGCTCAGATTCAGTCAAAGAGAAAGAAAGTATAGAAACTACAGATGCTGAAAAGAAAGTTGTTGCTACCAGTGGAGGTGGCGGTAAAGAGGAGTCTGATATTGAGTATGATGAAGTTCATTCTCTGCCAAGGTCATCCTTGTG A
- the LOC112695743 gene encoding uncharacterized protein — translation MSAAAKQILADHPEPKSEQLLPPDLPAPETLPLDQPHLDPSEPEAKQNLDHHEEKEGKVEEAEEEEEEGECGFCLFMKSGGCRESFIEWEKCTEEAEKNKEDIVEKCINITAALKQCMEAHFDYYEPILRAEKAAEQQAIAELKKEAMEKESKEQDRASSDSDQK, via the coding sequence ATGTCCGCCGCCGCCAAGCAAATCCTAGCCGACCACCCTGAACCCAAATCTGAGCAGCTCCTCCCTCCGGATCTGCCAGCTCCGGAGACTCTCCCGTTGGATCAGCCTCACTTGGACCCTTCCGAACCCGAAGCAAAGCAAAATCTCGATCACCATGAAGAAAAGGAAGGGAAAGTAGAAGAagcggaagaagaagaagaagaaggagagtgCGGATTCTGCTTGTTCATGAAAAGTGGCGGTTGCAGGGAATCGTTCATCGAGTGGGAGAAGTGCACTGAGGAAGCGGAGAAGAACAAAGAGGACATCGTTGAGAAATGCATCAATATCACTGCGGCGCTGAAGCAGTGTATGGAGGCTCATTTCGATTACTACGAACCCATCCTCCGCGCCGAGAAAGCCGCCGAGCAGCAAGCCATCGCGGAATTGAAGAAAGAAGCCATGGAGAAAGAGTCCAAGGAGCAAGATAGGGCTTCTTCTGATTCTGATCAAAAGTGA
- the LOC112695741 gene encoding cytochrome c oxidase subunit 5C isoform X2 — MAGPRIAHATLKGPSVVKEICIATVLGLAAGSVWKMHHWNEQRKVRAFYDLLEKGEISVIAQEE; from the coding sequence ATGGCTGGCCCTAGAATCGCTCATGCTACATTGAAAGGACCGAGTGTTGTGAAGGAGATTTGCATTGCGACAGTGCTGGGACTTGCTGCTGGCAGTGTTTGGAAGATGCATCACTGGAATGAACAGAGAAAAGTTAGGGCCTTTTATGATTTGCTTGAGAAAGGTGAGATTAGTGTTATTGCGCAAGAAGAGTGA